The nucleotide window TTGTCTGAAAGGCATCATTGTCAACATAAACCCAAACGGATGCCTCTGCATGGTGGACAGCGACCCTTTTCCAGATCCCTGTACGTTTGAATACCTAAACCTGAGTCTGCCTTACGGCCAGTCTGAAACGCTGACCATCAAAGCTGACATTCGTTCCATCCGGAAAAAAGGGACCCAGACCTCCATCGGGTTGATGTTTCACAATCTGGATGGATTCTCGAAAAACGTGTTATCCGCTCTGGTACCGGCTTTGAAGATCTGATATCAGGGCATCCACCCGGTCATGGATCTCTTCTGCCAGCAACGCAACCGACGTATCTTTCTGGGCCGGATCGATATCCCAGAACTGTGTTTCCACGCCAGGAACCGGCACTGCCGCTGTATCCGATGTCATGCAGATCACCTGAGACGGTGACCGTTTTTTGAATTCTTCAGCCATCAAATCATCCAGCGCACGGGGCTGCCGATACTTGATATCCACCCCCTGATCCGCCAGAAAATCCTGCGTGGCACCATGGATTTCTCCGGCCGGATCAATGCCGGCCGACAAGATGCGGATGCTTCCTTGAGCAGCCATTTTGGCATACGCCGCCGCCATCTGGCTGCGGCAGGCATCTTTTTCAGAGACAAACACCAGGGAAGGGTTGTTCAGCACGGCATCCATGACCCGGTCCACGGCCTGCCGGATATCCTGGTCCACGCCGGGAACAGAGGCCACGGCCCCGGCTGCTTCCACTTTTTTGTATGTCAACGATTCCGCAAACCGGGCAGATATCGCATCAAAAAAATAATGGGCTGTCAGGTTCACGCCGTCAAATAACTTTTTCCCGCCGGAAGCACCCACGGCCAGCAGGACCCCCTGGCGGGATCCGGCATCCGGGTCTGCCAGCCGCATTTTGTATCTGCGGCCCCAGAACATCTGGCACCGGTCAATGAGAATCTTTGCCTGGGCCGACACATTATAAAAAAATACCGGTGATGCCAGCACCACCACATCCGCTTTTCGAATCAGGCCATAAATCCGGGGTTCCATGTCATCTTTGATGGGGCAGAACCCTTTTTTTTCGCACACCACCAGTTCCCTGCACGGCTGGATATCGAGCCCGTCCATATGGATCACCCGGGTTCGGGCTCCTTTGTTTTCACATTCTGCCAGAAATCGATTCAACAGATAGACGGAGTTTCCTTTTTTTCGGGGGCTCCCCTGCAATCCCAGGACAAACATGGCCATCTCCTTCATATAGGGTCATTTCATTCAAAATGACGGTTTTTCATACCGGATGTCAAGCAAATCCTTGAAGATCTGTCACTGATTTTCCTAATTATGCATCAAAACAACCAAAATCCATTGTGCAGGGCTTTTTAAGGTTACTTCTTGAAAAACCAGGACAACCCATCTATGCTGAATCCGACCGATTTGACCCATATCCTTAAATCTTTGACCATGGAGGTGCCATGAGATTTGTCGTTATCGGCGGAGATGCCGCCGGCATGAGTGCAGCCAGCCGGGCCAGGCGGCTGTACCCGGACCTTGAGATCACTGTGCTGGAACAAGGGCATGACGTGTCTTACAGCGCGTGCAGTATGCCCTATAACATTGCCGATCCCGACACCCCCATGGATGACCTGGTGGTCCGGACGGCAGAAGAATTCATTGAAAAACACCACATCCATCTGCTCACGGGCCATGAAATCACGGCCATTCATCCGGACAAAAAACAGGTGACCGGCCGGACCCTGCAAGGAGACCCGGTGGTCTTTGCCTACGACAAGCTGCTCATCGCCACGGGTGCGGTTCCCACACTGCCGGATCTGCCCGGCAAAGACCGGCTCATGCCGTTGAAACAGCTGGAACACGGCCGGCGCATCAAGGATGTGATCCGGAAAAACAAGGTCAAAAACGCCGTTATTCTGGGGATGGGGTACATTGCCCTGGAAATGTGCGAAGCCCTTACCGAACTGGGCATCCATGTGACCATGGTCAAACCCGGCCCCCGCCTTTTGCCCTGGCTGCCCGAAAAAATAGCTCAGATCATTCAAACACATCTGATTGAAAAACAGATCACCCTTCATATGGGAACACACATCCAGCGCATTGAACCGGCGGGCACAGGGAGCACCATTGTCTGTGACACCATGAATCTGGATGCGGATCTGGCCATTGGTGCCACAGGCGTGGCGCCGTGCAGCGGCCTGGCAAAGAATGCGGGTCTGACCTTAGGGGTATCAAATGCCATCCAGGTGGACCCGTATTTGCGCACCTCGAATCCGGATATTTTTGCCGCCGGCGACTGCGGGGATGCCATCCATGTGGTCACGGGCAAACCGGTCTGGATTCCTTTGGCCCTGCGGGCCAACCGGGCCGGGTGGGCGGTGGCGGACAACCTGTTTAAAGACAGCAACGCCCTTCAGGGTGTGGCCGGCACGGCTGTATTCAAAGTATTTGACCTGGCTGTGGCCCGAACCGGTCTGACCTTTTTTGAAGCCAAAAACGCCGGGTTCGATCCTGTGGAAAACCAGATCACCAGCCTGTCCCGGGCCAGATGGCAGCCGGGTGCAGCCAAAATTCATGTGAACATGGTGGGCGACCGCCGGTCCGGACGGCTTTTAGGGGCTCAGATCACAGGAACCGACGGGGTGGCCCATCGGATCAATGCCGTGGCTGTGGCCCTGCACGCCACCATGTCGGTGGCGGATTTCATCCAGACCGATCTGGCCTATGCCCCGCCGTTCAGCCCCACCTGGGACCCGATGCTGACCGCAGCGATCCAGCTGGGAAAAAAATTATAACCCATGCCGGGCTGCGGCAATGCCCTCTGCCTCATTTACCCGGGCCAGCAGCAGCCCGCCGGTGATAAAAAACAGGATCACCACGGCAACCCCGGCCCGCTGGGAGTCAAACATCTGGGTCAGTATCCCCAGAAACAGCGGCCCCATAAAGGCGGTGAGTTTTCCGGAAAAGGCAAAAAAACCGAAAAACTGATTTTCCTTGCCTTTGGGCACCAACCGGCCCAGAAGTGACCGGCTGGCGCTCTGGTTGGGACCGGCAAAAAAGCCCACCAGAATGCCTGAAACCCAGAACCAGGTTTTATCCGGGGATATTGCCGCCATGAGTGCGGCCACGGCCAGCACCCCGTTGCTGACCTGAATGGTGGTTTTCCCTCCCAGCCGGTCATCGAAAATGCCCATGACCAGGGCCCCGATCCCGGCCCCCACATTGAGCACAATACCGAAAATCATGATTTGATGAAAGCTGAACCCGAATGTACCGGCCGCATAGATACCGCCAAAGGCGAACAGGGTGACCAGCCCGTCATTATAAATCATCCGGGCCACCAGAAGACGGACAATCTGCCGGTACTGGCGGATGTCTTTGAGGGTGTTCTTCACATCCGACATGGCCGTATGAATGATGCGGACCCGGCCCGACCGGACCGGAGGTCGTGTTTTGGGCACCCACGCAAACAACGGAATGGAAAACACGGCAAACCACGCAGCCACCAGCAGACAGGTGGCCCGGATATGGGCCCCGGTTTCAATGGAAACGCCAAACCAGGGCACGGCCGGGCTGATGAACCCTGAAAGGGCCACCACCATGGCGGCCAGGCCTCCCATATATCCCACGCCCCAGCCCACACCGGATATTCGGCCGATATTTTTCGATGTGGCGATATCCGGCAGATAGGCATTGTAAAACACATTGGCAAACTCAAACGCAATATTAGAGATCACAAACCAGAAAAGGGCCGGATAGATCTGACCGGGCAGAATCCAGTATAGTGCAGCTGTGCCGCCCACAGTGACCGCAGTGGATGCGAACAAAAGCTGTTTGCGCAACCCGCCCTGGTCTGCCAGAGCTCCCAGGATGGGGGAAAAAAATGCCACACAAAGGGCGGTCAGGGTCACGCCCCTGGACCAGAGGGCCGTGCCTGTCACCGAATCCGGTGCAATGGTGGATACAAAATAGGTGCTGTAGACAAACGTCACCACCAATGTGGTGTAGGCGGAATTGGCAAAATCAAATACCACCCAGCCCAAAACCGTGCGTTTATCTGCCGGTGATGCGATCATACAACAGACAGATCCCTGCCCTCCAGTGCCAGCAGTTGCTGCTTCACGTCCAATCCGCCGCCGAACCCGGTCAGACTGCCGTCTTTTCCGATCACCCGGTGGCAGGGAATAATGATGGGAATCGGATTTTTCGCATTGGCCATGCCCACGGCCCGGGCTGCTTTGGGGTTTCCGATCTGCCGGGCCAGCTCCCCATAGGAGACGGTGGTTCCATATGGGACTTTGGCCAGGGTTTGCCACACCCGGCGCTGAAACGGCGTGCCGCCAAGGGAATAATCCAGGGAAAACCGGATAAGGGTTTTGCTGAAATACCGGTCCAGCTGAAACAACACATCAGAAAACGGCTGTGTCTCATTGATCCAGTCCGGCGCCGGTAAAATCGCTGATTTTCCTTTGGGAAAATGAATGAATTCCAGTTTTTGTTCACCGCCCACCAGCAGTCGTCCCACCGGGGAATCATAATAACAAAAAAACATATCCGCTCCTTTGTGTGATCACTTGAAATTCATTCCTGACCTTTACCAGAGAATGCTTTGGAAAGAAACGGGTATTTTTTTTTAATTTTTAGATTTGAATAACATTCGTGTTATCCGTATAATCAATCCATGGAAATTGAACTGGTTGAAATCCGGGATCACCTGTTTTCCCACCCCCCGTTCCGAAACCTGCCCCGGCATGTGGTGGATGACCTGGTGCCGCATATAGAGGTGTCTTACTATCAGGCCGGCACCATGATCCTGGAAAAAGGACAGGACAATCATTATCTGTTTTTTATCCGCAGCGGGGCCGTGGAAATTCTGCGAAGCTCAGGCGAACTATACATTCAGATGGGAGAAGGAGAATGCTTCGGCCAGTTTTCTCTTTTGAGAAAAAAAAAGGTCCGGTATCCGGCCCGGGCCATCGAAGACTCTTTGTTGTACAAAATCCCGGATGCCCCGTTCCAGGAACTGGCTGACACCTATGACCGGTTTGCCGACTTTATGGAGGAAGAGCACAGTGTCCGTCTGAAAAATGCCCTGGGCCGGGCCGGACAGGCAAGCGGCAATCCATTGATGATTTCTAAAATTCACAAACTCATTCCCCGGAAAATCATCACGGCCTCGCCGGATATTTCCATTCAGCAGGCTGCCGTGATCATGACACAGAACCGGGTGTCTTCCCTGGTTCTGGTGCCGGAAAACCCGGAACAGGACCCGTCTCCGGTCACGGGACTGATCACGGACCGGGATCTGCGCAAACGGGCCATTGTCCCGGGCCTGCCCTTATCCACCCCGGTGCGGCAAGTCATGTCCACGGATGTCATCACGCTTCCGGCCGGAGCCTATGCATTTGAAGCCATGCTCACCATGATGCGTCACAATCTTCATCATCTGCCCGTACTGGATGGAAACCGGCCCATAGGCGTGGTCACAGTGGCGGATCTGGTCAGATATGAATCCCATGGATCCGTTTATCTGGTGGGAGATATTTTCCGGCAGAAAGATGTGGACGGGCTGGCAGACATGGCCCCGAAAATCCGTCAGCTGTTTATTCAGCTGGTGAACGAGGATGCCAGTTCTCACACCATCAGCGCCATCGTTTCCCGGATGGGAATCAGCATTTCCCAGCGCCTGCTCCAGCTGGGGGAAAAAAAACTGGGACCGCCGCCGGTGCCATATTGCCTTCTGGCCTTAGGCTCCATGGCCAGAGACGAAATGACCCTGGTCACGGATCAGGACAATGCATTTGTTATGGATGACACCTTTGATCCCAACGTGCATGATCCCTATTTCAAGGCCCTGGCACACTTTTTAAGTGACGGTCTGAACCAATGCGGGTACCCTTATTGCACGGGAGATATCATGGCCACCCATTCCCGGTGGCGGCAGCCCTTATCGGTCTGGAAAACTTACTTTTCCGACTGGATCGATCAACCGGAACCGGAAGCCCTGCTCCATGCTTCTATTTTTTTTGATCTGGAAGGCATTTTCGGCGAAACCGGCCTGGCCGGTCAACTCAAGCAGCTGCTTCTGGAAAAAGCACCGGACAGTCCTCGGTTTCTGGCCTGCCTGGCCCGGAACGCCCTGCTCAGAAAACCGCCTTTGGGTTTTTTCCGAAAATTTGTTCTGGAACATGACGGCAAACACCATAAAACCTTTAATCTCAAACGCAGAGGATCTGCCCCCATCAGTGATCTGGCCCGGGTTCATGCCCTGGCCTGCGGGGCCGTGCCCATCAACACCCGGGAACGGCTGCTCCGGGTCAAGGAGACCTCTCTTCTGGCCGAAGGGGTGGGTGATGACCTGCTGGATGCCCTGGAACTGATCTGCATGGTCCGTATCCGCCATCAGGCACGCCAGGCCGAATCCGGGGCTGCCGTGGACAACAATGTCATCCCGGAAAGTCTGTCATCCTTTGAACGCAACCACCTCAAAGACGCGTTTCAGATCGTGTCCCAGGCCCAGTCGTTTCTCAGATACCGGTACAATGTGTCCCCTGCCATGCAGACCCGTGTGCGGACCGGGCCGAAATGATCCGGCCCAAATCCACTGAAAAACCGTTTCCAGTTGACTGGCCGTCCCGGTTTCGTATTCTGGAAAAACAAGCAAAAGATCCGGCGGTCAAAGCCTTTTATCAGGCAGGCAGTGTGCCGGGTGACACACCGCTGAAACAAGTGTCTTTTCTGGCTTTAGACCTGGAAACCACGGGCCTGGATCCGCAAACCGATGCCATCATCAGTGTCGGATTCATCCCGTTGTATCATGACCGGATTCTTTGCAGCGGCGCCCGGCACTGGGTGGTCCGGCCGGATCAGCACCGCCCGGACATTCAGACCGTCATTCACGGCATCACCCATTCCCGCATGGATGCCTGTCCCCGGTTTAACACCATTTTACCCCGGCTGCTCAAGGCCATGGCCGGCCGGGTCATTGTGGCCCATTACAGCCGGATTGAACAAGGGTTTTTACGCAAGGCGATTGCAGATCTGACGGGCGATGATCTTGAATTTCCCATCGTGGATACCATGGAGATTGAATCCAGAAAACACCCGGTTTTCCGGCCCAATCTGTTCCAGCGCTGGATGGGAGAAAAAAACAGTCCTTCCCTGCGCCTGGCCCATGCCAGGGAGCGGTACAACCTGCCTCCCTACCGCCCCCATCATGCCCTGACCGATGCCCTGGCTGCAGCGGAACTGTTTTTAGCCCAGACAAATGACCCGTTCACTGTGGACACACCGATATCGGTTTTGCTGTACCCATCATCCGTGAAAACATAATGCCTTGACAAATATAAGCCCCGATTTTAGGATATTCTCATAGTTTGAACAAACTGTTTAAAACAGGTCCTTATTTTTCAATACCAATAAACCTAGGCTGAACCCTTCATGACTTTATCCTGCACCCTCATTTTTGATCCGTTCGGCCGGCGGGTCTCAATACCGGCCGGCACCACACTGTTTCAAGCCGCTCTTTCCAAGGGCATACTGCTCAGATCCGATTGCGGCGAAAAAGGCACCTGCGGCAAATGCCGGGTGATCGTCGATCATCCGGATTATCTGTCTCCCCGGACCGAACAGGAGCAGAAACTGTTGAAAAAAAGAGGGCCGGATCACCGCCTGGCCTGCCAGGCCCGCGTCCTCAAAGGACCGCTAAGGGTAACAGTTCCGGAAAATCTGGTTCTGGGAGATGAAGTGTTCGGAAAAACCGGCATCCAGGGAAAGTTCAGCATCGATCCGTCGGTGCGGCGGTTTCCTTTGACAGCAGACCAGATCAAAGCGATTGATGACATGACCGTTCTCAGCCGGGAAGAAAAAATCCGCCGGGCCGTGGAAGCCCGATATTCAGAAACAATTGATTTTAAAAACCTCTTACCACTGACCCAACTGGCCGATCCTTATGTGTACACCCATGACCTCACCGTGGTGGTTCAGGAAAACAACCATGTAACCGCCATCCAACCGGGCCTGCTCCCCACAGGGATCGGGATCGCTTTTGATATCGGCACCACCACCATTGCCG belongs to Desulfotignum phosphitoxidans DSM 13687 and includes:
- a CDS encoding NAD(P)H-dependent oxidoreductase: MFVLGLQGSPRKKGNSVYLLNRFLAECENKGARTRVIHMDGLDIQPCRELVVCEKKGFCPIKDDMEPRIYGLIRKADVVVLASPVFFYNVSAQAKILIDRCQMFWGRRYKMRLADPDAGSRQGVLLAVGASGGKKLFDGVNLTAHYFFDAISARFAESLTYKKVEAAGAVASVPGVDQDIRQAVDRVMDAVLNNPSLVFVSEKDACRSQMAAAYAKMAAQGSIRILSAGIDPAGEIHGATQDFLADQGVDIKYRQPRALDDLMAEEFKKRSPSQVICMTSDTAAVPVPGVETQFWDIDPAQKDTSVALLAEEIHDRVDALISDLQSRYQSG
- a CDS encoding FAD-dependent oxidoreductase, which encodes MRFVVIGGDAAGMSAASRARRLYPDLEITVLEQGHDVSYSACSMPYNIADPDTPMDDLVVRTAEEFIEKHHIHLLTGHEITAIHPDKKQVTGRTLQGDPVVFAYDKLLIATGAVPTLPDLPGKDRLMPLKQLEHGRRIKDVIRKNKVKNAVILGMGYIALEMCEALTELGIHVTMVKPGPRLLPWLPEKIAQIIQTHLIEKQITLHMGTHIQRIEPAGTGSTIVCDTMNLDADLAIGATGVAPCSGLAKNAGLTLGVSNAIQVDPYLRTSNPDIFAAGDCGDAIHVVTGKPVWIPLALRANRAGWAVADNLFKDSNALQGVAGTAVFKVFDLAVARTGLTFFEAKNAGFDPVENQITSLSRARWQPGAAKIHVNMVGDRRSGRLLGAQITGTDGVAHRINAVAVALHATMSVADFIQTDLAYAPPFSPTWDPMLTAAIQLGKKL
- a CDS encoding MFS transporter, giving the protein MIASPADKRTVLGWVVFDFANSAYTTLVVTFVYSTYFVSTIAPDSVTGTALWSRGVTLTALCVAFFSPILGALADQGGLRKQLLFASTAVTVGGTAALYWILPGQIYPALFWFVISNIAFEFANVFYNAYLPDIATSKNIGRISGVGWGVGYMGGLAAMVVALSGFISPAVPWFGVSIETGAHIRATCLLVAAWFAVFSIPLFAWVPKTRPPVRSGRVRIIHTAMSDVKNTLKDIRQYRQIVRLLVARMIYNDGLVTLFAFGGIYAAGTFGFSFHQIMIFGIVLNVGAGIGALVMGIFDDRLGGKTTIQVSNGVLAVAALMAAISPDKTWFWVSGILVGFFAGPNQSASRSLLGRLVPKGKENQFFGFFAFSGKLTAFMGPLFLGILTQMFDSQRAGVAVVILFFITGGLLLARVNEAEGIAAARHGL
- a CDS encoding methylated-DNA--[protein]-cysteine S-methyltransferase produces the protein MFFCYYDSPVGRLLVGGEQKLEFIHFPKGKSAILPAPDWINETQPFSDVLFQLDRYFSKTLIRFSLDYSLGGTPFQRRVWQTLAKVPYGTTVSYGELARQIGNPKAARAVGMANAKNPIPIIIPCHRVIGKDGSLTGFGGGLDVKQQLLALEGRDLSVV
- a CDS encoding putative nucleotidyltransferase substrate binding domain-containing protein, which produces MEIELVEIRDHLFSHPPFRNLPRHVVDDLVPHIEVSYYQAGTMILEKGQDNHYLFFIRSGAVEILRSSGELYIQMGEGECFGQFSLLRKKKVRYPARAIEDSLLYKIPDAPFQELADTYDRFADFMEEEHSVRLKNALGRAGQASGNPLMISKIHKLIPRKIITASPDISIQQAAVIMTQNRVSSLVLVPENPEQDPSPVTGLITDRDLRKRAIVPGLPLSTPVRQVMSTDVITLPAGAYAFEAMLTMMRHNLHHLPVLDGNRPIGVVTVADLVRYESHGSVYLVGDIFRQKDVDGLADMAPKIRQLFIQLVNEDASSHTISAIVSRMGISISQRLLQLGEKKLGPPPVPYCLLALGSMARDEMTLVTDQDNAFVMDDTFDPNVHDPYFKALAHFLSDGLNQCGYPYCTGDIMATHSRWRQPLSVWKTYFSDWIDQPEPEALLHASIFFDLEGIFGETGLAGQLKQLLLEKAPDSPRFLACLARNALLRKPPLGFFRKFVLEHDGKHHKTFNLKRRGSAPISDLARVHALACGAVPINTRERLLRVKETSLLAEGVGDDLLDALELICMVRIRHQARQAESGAAVDNNVIPESLSSFERNHLKDAFQIVSQAQSFLRYRYNVSPAMQTRVRTGPK
- a CDS encoding 3'-5' exonuclease, which codes for MIRPKSTEKPFPVDWPSRFRILEKQAKDPAVKAFYQAGSVPGDTPLKQVSFLALDLETTGLDPQTDAIISVGFIPLYHDRILCSGARHWVVRPDQHRPDIQTVIHGITHSRMDACPRFNTILPRLLKAMAGRVIVAHYSRIEQGFLRKAIADLTGDDLEFPIVDTMEIESRKHPVFRPNLFQRWMGEKNSPSLRLAHARERYNLPPYRPHHALTDALAAAELFLAQTNDPFTVDTPISVLLYPSSVKT